The following is a genomic window from Chitinophaga caseinilytica.
ACTTTTATTCGTTTGTTAAAAATTTTCCGGGCTGTTTCAAAAGCTTTCAGAAAGATGATGCCGAACCTTTCATTTTCCATAATACAGCAAAGTTTTAACATATGCAATTCCTCCAAAATGCGTTAGCGGTTTCCCTGAAAATTCGGTAGGTTTGCGGTCTGAAAAATCGGGGGTAAAGGGATGCAGGATTTACATCAAATCATTGATAACCAGTAATTCCCGATCAATTGATCGAACATGAAGATATTGATGGTCTGCCTTGGTAATATTTGCCGGTCCCCGCTTGCCGAAGGCATCCTCCGCCACCTGGCGGGCCAAAAAGGACTGAATTGGGACGTAGATTCCGCCGGCACCGGCAACTGGCATGTGGGCCACCCGCCCGACCGCCGCTCCATTGCCGTAGCGAAACAGCACGGGATCGACATCTCCGGGCTTCGCGGCCGGCAGTTCTCCTCCGAAGATTTCGACCGGTTCGACCGGATTTTCGTCATGGACCTGGACAATTACCGCGATGTGCTCCAAAAAGCCCGCTCGTCGGCCGACCAGCAGAAGGTACAATTGTTGCTGGAAGACCAGCAGCCTGTCCCGGACCCCTGGTACGACGATGCCCTTTTCGAGCCGGTGTTCCGGCTCATCCATGGCGCCTGCGAACGCATCGTACGGCTTGCCTGAAATTTCTAACATTCACATTCTTGACGCTTTATAGCATGGCAAAACTCAACACTCCTCAAGGTACGCGCGATTTCGGGCCAGACGTGGTCCGCAAGCGCAACCACATTTTCGCCGTCATCCGGCAGGCTTTCGAACGGTTCGGCTTCCAGCCCCTCGAAACCCCGGCGATGGAATACACCTCCACCCTTCTCGGCAAATACGGTGACGAAGGCGATAACCTGATTTTCAAAATCCTCAATAACGGCGATAAAATCTATGGCCAGGCGCAAATGGCGAAAGACAGCCGTGAACTGGCGCTGATCCTGTGTGAAAAGTCGCTGCGGTACGACCTGACCATTCCTTTTGCCCGATTCGTGGTGATGAACCAGGGGAAGATCCATCTGCCTTTTAAGCGCTACCAGATCCAGCCGGTTTGGCGGGGCGATAAGCCGCAACGTGGCCGCTATCGCGAGTTTTTCCAGTGCGACGCGGACGTGGTGGGCAGTAATTCTCTCCTGAACGAAATCGAACTACTGCAGATTTACGATACGGTTTTCAATACGCTCGGGCTTTCGGGATACCGGATGAAAGTCAACAACCGCAAGATTCTCACGGGATTGGCGGAACTTGTCGGCCGTCCGGATTTGATGCTCGCCATTACGATCGCCATCGATAAGCTCGACAAAATCGGGGATAGCGGGGTTCGCGAAGAACTGGCGCAGCGTGGGCTTTCGGGGTCGGAGGCAGATAAAGTGATGGAATTTATTTCACTGCAGGGCAGCAACGACGAAAAGCTCGACCGGCTCACGCAGCTTTTTGCGGGATCGGAAACGGGGCTCAAGGGCGTGGAGGAATTGCGGTACATACTGGGAAGCGGGCTGACATCGTTCAGCCGTCAACCCGAGATCGACCTGACGCTGGCCCGCGGCCTGAATTACTATACCGGTATGATCGTGGAAGTGAAGGCGCCTGAGAGCGTGAACATGGGAAGTATTGGTGGCGGCGGCCGGTACGACGATCTGACGGGGCTTTTCGGGCTTCCGGGGATTTCGGGTGTGGGGATTTCTTTTGGGGTTGACCGGATTTACGATGTACTGGAAGATCTGCAATTGTTCCCGGAAACTGCGCAGCAGGGAACGCAGGTGATATTTTTTCACCCTGGGACGGAGAAACTGGCGGAGGTTTACGGATATGTCTCCCGCCTGCGGGAACGTGGTATCAGCACGGAAATTTTCCCGGATGAAATCAAGCAGGACAAACAATACAAATATGCCGAAAAGCGAGGCATTCCTTACATCGCTTATGTAGAAGACAATGCGCCTGGCGTTGTGTTTCTCAAGAGCATGACGGGGAAGCAGCGCCATCAGCTTACACCGGCTGAATTGGACGCATTTACATTTTAGCAAGTGAAACACATTATATTTTCAAGAGGCGCTGGAAATCCGGTGCCTCTTTTTTTATACGCGTTTTTACTGCACACGGTAAATCGAGTTGCCATTCATTTTTCAAAACATGGCTGACATCCGGAACTGCGTGCTGGATTTGCAGCAATCATACCATGTATAATTCGGCGAACAACTTAAGCTTGTTTTCAAAAATAAGGACGTCTGACATCGACGTAAAATTATCCGGATCTGTATGTGGAATTTGCAGCAATCATACCATGTTTAATTCGGCGAACAACTTAAGCTTGTTTTCAAAAATAAGGACGTCTGACATCGACGTAAAATTATCCGGATCTGTATGTGGAATTTTCAGCAATCAAACCATGTACAATTCGGCGAACAACTTAAGCTTGTTTTCAAAAATAAGGACGTCTGTCATCAGTGTACGATTATCCGAATCTACATATGGGATTTTCAGCAATCAAACCATGTACAATTCAGCGAACAGGTGAAAACCGTTCTCAAAAAAAGGCGCATGACATCCGACAATTTCGCTGGCAGATGGATACTTAAAAAATCAGCGTACAATTATCCGGATCTACATGCTGAATTATCAGAAATCAAACCATGTACAATTCGGTAAACCACATACGCTTGTTCTCAGAAGATTAGGGCGTCTGGCATCTACGCGCAATTATCTGGATCCGCGTGTTGGATTTACAGCAATCATACCATGTACAATTCGGCAAACAGTTGAAGTCTGTTCTCAAAAATAAGGGCGTATGACATCCGACCATATCGCTGGCCGATGGATACTCTAATATTCACCGATCGATTTGTACTTCACTTCAATAACTAATGATGTTGTTTAATCAAAGCTATCTTTTGTGAATGAAAATCATACGGCTCAATATTCATGCTGCGTTTACATCATATGTAAAGTCGGTGCTATCCCTCGATACCACTAGCAAATAGATACCTCATGGATCCAACAACAATCCATAAAAAAGGACAACATCGATCCAATGTAATTTTTGGCAGACAATATGGCGCTGTTCGAGAACTGCACCGCGTTTCCAGTCACTCGTATAACATTTCTCCGCCACAATGTTGCATACAATTTCGCCTGCCACTTCCATGCACAGAATTTCTCCAACGGCATTCGAATTCAGCATTTAATCATAAATGCATCAATTCAGGTTGTGAATCCTTTATTCAATTGCGCATACTCTCAACCATCATTATCCAAAATCCAACATCACTATTCCCAGGCATCTCCGCCGATCTTCTTTCCCGAAATCAGTTTCCAGTAGCTATAAAATTCGTCATCCAGCGGCTTGTGGAGGTATTCGGGGATCGTGGTACGAACGTAATTTCCCCAATGTGGCCTGGCTCCGTCACGATCGGAGAATCCGTATTCATCAGAGAGGTTCCAGGAGCTGAATACTTTTCCTCTTTTTCGAAGACGGCCGGGTCTGCAGCCAATGCGGCAACGGCGCGCCCCACGAACCAGGGTGTTTCGGACGCAATAAAGTTCGGATCTACGCGGGTCCCATCCTTCCAGTTGCTTTCCGTAACTCCGAAGTGTTCCAGCATAGCTTCGGAGCGAAGGAAGCCGGGCGTTATGGCAAGTGCGCCAATGCCGTGGGGCTCGAGGTCCTGCGACATGTCGTAGGCCAAACGGATAACGGTTGTTTTGACCAGATCATAAAACAGTTGTCCACGGTAGAAATAGCCATCTCCGTCGGTTACTTCGACGATGAGTCCTTTTTTCGCGGGAAGCATGAGCGGCACGGCGTACTTGGCGGTGATGATGTGCGTATCGATCGCCTGTCTCATCATTTGAAATCCTTTTGAGAGGTCATTTTCCCAGAATGGGAGGTTCCATTGCATGAGGGCATCGCCGCCCCATACGTCGTTTACGAGGACGTCGAGGTGGCCGTGGTCTTTTTGTATCCGGTCCATCAGGGCGATCACTTCTTCTTCTTTACTGTGGTCTGTCCTGACGGGGATTCCGATTCCGCCTAATTCCGTGACGATTTCCGCTGTTTCGTCGATGGTTTCCGGGCGGGAGGGGCCGGAAGCTGGGGCGCCTTTAACGCTTCGTCCGGAGCAATAGACGGTGGCGCCTGCTTCACCGAGCATGGATGCGATTCCTCTTCCGGCTCCGCGGGTGGCGCCGGCGACGAGGATGATTTTTCCTTCCAGAGGTTTCATACGTTAGTTAGGTTTGATGGGACGGTGAATTTCGTACGGCGGTACGCATTGTATCTGCGTAGTGGATTATTTTTCGAAGGATGTTAATATAATTTGCGGGATATGAGGGCATTGGGGATTACTTGGAAATGACTTGTGAGGGGGGACGTTATAGTTGGGATTCTTTATTGCGGTTGTTATCAGAGGCTTGGTCCATAAGTTTAAACGAGAACATGCAGCATATTCTATTTCGGGATGGGTGTAAATTATGAGTTCAGGATTGGGAGTAAACTATCTCCACACAATCAATGCAATTAATATAGTTGTTATAGGAGAGAATCGACTATCAGGGAAGAATTCGTTTGCACGGGAAATTGCAAAGCTTAAGTTATTGGGTTGGTTATTGATGCAATGTTTTCAGGAATGGAAATATGCTATCACAGCACATGAATGCAATAGTTAGAGTTGTTTTAGGAATAAATCCTATATAGGGAAGGATAAGTGTTAACTGAAAACTGCAACGCTTAAGATATCTGGTTCGTTATTGATGAATGTGTTCAGGAATAGAAATATGCTATCACTGCTCAATGAATGCAATTGATAGAGTTGTTATGGGAATAAATTCTATATAGGAAGGATAAGTGTTCTCTGAAAACTGCAACGCAAGATATCGGGTTGGTTATTGATGATATGTGTTCAGAACTCGAAATATGCTATAACTGCACAATGAATGCAGTTGATAGAATTACTATAGGAAGGAATCGTCTATACGGGAAAAATTCGTTTGCACGGGAAACTGCAAAGCTTAAGTTATCAACATGGTTAATAATATCATGTTCGGGAATGGAAATATGCTATCCCCGCACAATGAATGCAATAGATAGAGTTGTTTCGGGAATAAATCCTCTATAGAGAAGGAATAAGTGTTCACGGAAAGCCCGCTCTTAATATATCGGGATGGGTACAATTAAAAGTATTCCATTCTGCACAGTGAATGCAATTGAAATCGCTGTTACGGGAATAAATAGCCTTGGGGAAGAATAGGGCTATACGGGAAAGGGCTACTCAATGTTCCTTGTAGGAGTAAAATGTGTAAGATAAATAACCCAATATATCCAGCACGCGTTGCATTTATTGGAATGGAATATTGTTAAGGACGTTCGGTTGATGGAAAAGAGGAGTAAGTAAATGTAAGAAAATCTCGTACTGGTGAGGATAAGAATGGAATATTGTTCAGGACGTTGGGTTGACGGGAAAGAAGGAGTAAATAGATGTAGGAAAATCCAGTCCTTGTGAGGATAAGAATGGAATATTGTTCAGGACGTTGGGTTGACGGGAAAGAAGGAGTAAATAGATGTAGGAAAATTGCAACCGGGGATGGGAGTTCAGGTATGGAGAAAACGGGGTGGGTTGGAATCCAATGTATGGAACCCTCTATCCATTCTATGAAATAGACTATTGCTCAGGACGTGGGGTTGATGGAAAATAAGAGTAAGTAATTGTCGGAGAATCTCGTACTAGTGACGATAGGAATGAAATATTGCTCAGGGCGTATGGATTGAAGGGAAAAAGGTTTAATTAAGAGTAGGAAAATTGCACCCGGGGATGGGAGCTCAGGTATGGAGAAAACGAGCTGGGTTGGAATCCAATGTATGCAGCCATCCATCCATTTTACTAAATAGAATATTGTTCGGGACGTTCGGTCTATGGGGAAGAGGAGTAATTAACTGCAAGAAAACTGCAAATGGGGATGGGAGTCGAGTTATGAGGAGCACGCGCAGGGTTGGAATTTAATATATGCAAACGTCCATCCATTAGTAAGTGTAGTAAAATTGCAATCGGGGATGGGAAGCGGGGGCTATTTTGCCCGGAAGTAGTACAATCTATGGTTGCATTTCTTGATTCGGTGAGGGGTATAAATAAAAAAAGGTCCAAGATTGCTCCTGAACCTTTTTTCAATAAATATGGCAGCTACCTACTCTCCCGCATGATAGTGCAGTACCATCGGCCATGAGGGGCTTAACTTCTCTGTTCGGAATGGGAAGAGGTGAACACCCTCGGAAAAACCACCATAAGATCTTTAAGTATCTTACTACTAATAAATTTACATATCGGGAAGTTGTAAAACACGCTCTTTACTTTCCGGTTTCCTTGCGGATACCTTCAGCTTCGATAAAGAGCGTAAAAATAAAATTAAAGCTTACGGGCAATTAGTACTACTCGGCTTTGATGTTACCACCTGTACACCTGTAGCCTATCAACGTCGTCGTCTTCGACGGCCCTTAAAAGTAAACTCATCTTGAGGTAAGTTTCACGCTTAGATGCTTTCAGCGTTTATCTTGCCCGTACATAGCTACTCTGCACTGCACCTGGCGGCACAACAGATACACCAGCGGTACGTACGACCCGGTCCTCTCGTACTAAGGTCATGTCCTCTCAATTTACTAACGATCACAACAGATAGGGACCGAACTGTCTTGCGACGTTCTGAACCCAGTTCACGTGCCACTTTAATCGGCGAACAGCCGAACCCTTGGGACCTTCTCCAGCCCCAGGATGTGACGAACCGACATCGAGGTGCCAAACCTCCCCGTCGATATGAGCTCTTGGGGGAGATCAGCCTGTTATCCCCGGAGTACCTTTTATCCTTTGAGCGATGGCCCTTCCATACAGAACCACCGGATCACTTTAGCCTGCTTTCGCACCTGCTCGGCTTGTCTGCCTCACAGTCAAGCACCCTTTTACTAATGCGCTCTGCGTACGATTACCAACCGTACTGAGGGTACCTTTGCGAGCCTCCGTTACTTTTTAGGAGGCGACCACCCCAGTCAAACTACCCACCAAACAATGTCCCCATTTTCACGGGTTAGACTCTAAGTAACAGAAGGTTGGTATTTCAACGTTGACTCCACGACTCCTGGCGAAGCCGCTTCATAGTCTCCCAACTATCCTACACATCTGGCACTCAAAATCAATGTTAAGTTGTAGTGAAGGTTCACGGGGTCTTTCCGTCCCGTTGCGATTAACCGGCATCTTCACCGATACTACAATTTCACCGAGCTCATGGTAGAGACAGTGTCCAACTCATTAGACCATTCGTGCAGGTCGGAACTTACCCGACAAGGAATTTCGCTACCTTAGGACCGTTATAGTTACGGCCGCCGTTTACTGGGGCTTCAGTCAGGAGCTTTGTATTGCTACGAACACCCTTCCTTAACCTTCCAGCACCGGGCAGGTATCAGGCTCTATACTTCATCTTTCGATTTTGCAGGGCCCTGTGTTTTTGTTAAACAGTTGGTTGGACCATTTTACTGAGACCACATCACTGTGGTACGCCTTATCCCGAAGTTACAGCGTCAATTTGCCTAGTTCCTTTACCATGGATCACTCGAGCGCCTTAGGATATTCTCCTCGACTACCTGTGTCGGTTTACGGTACGGGCTGCTATAACCTAACCTTAGAGGTTTTTCTTGGAAGTCTGATTAGGGACATTATCACTTCAGCCGAAGCTTCTGTGTACTATCAGGTTCAGCACCAACTGCGGATTTTCCTACAATCGGTATACCTACACCCTTTAACGCACTATTCCGTAAGTGCGCAGTCCTTTCACTACTCCGTTACCCCATCGAAATTATAGCAGGTACTGGAATATTCACCAGTTTGCCATCAGCTACGCCTCTCGGCTTTGCCTAAGGACCCGACTAACCCTGATCCGATTAGCGTTGATCAGGAACCCTTAGTCTTACGGCGAAAA
Proteins encoded in this region:
- a CDS encoding SDR family oxidoreductase, which codes for MKPLEGKIILVAGATRGAGRGIASMLGEAGATVYCSGRSVKGAPASGPSRPETIDETAEIVTELGGIGIPVRTDHSKEEEVIALMDRIQKDHGHLDVLVNDVWGGDALMQWNLPFWENDLSKGFQMMRQAIDTHIITAKYAVPLMLPAKKGLIVEVTDGDGYFYRGQLFYDLVKTTVIRLAYDMSQDLEPHGIGALAITPGFLRSEAMLEHFGVTESNWKDGTRVDPNFIASETPWFVGRAVAALAADPAVFEKEEKYSAPGTSLMNTDSPIVTEPGHIGEITFVPRSPNTSTSRWMTNFIATGN
- a CDS encoding low molecular weight protein-tyrosine-phosphatase, whose protein sequence is MKILMVCLGNICRSPLAEGILRHLAGQKGLNWDVDSAGTGNWHVGHPPDRRSIAVAKQHGIDISGLRGRQFSSEDFDRFDRIFVMDLDNYRDVLQKARSSADQQKVQLLLEDQQPVPDPWYDDALFEPVFRLIHGACERIVRLA
- the hisS gene encoding histidine--tRNA ligase; translation: MAKLNTPQGTRDFGPDVVRKRNHIFAVIRQAFERFGFQPLETPAMEYTSTLLGKYGDEGDNLIFKILNNGDKIYGQAQMAKDSRELALILCEKSLRYDLTIPFARFVVMNQGKIHLPFKRYQIQPVWRGDKPQRGRYREFFQCDADVVGSNSLLNEIELLQIYDTVFNTLGLSGYRMKVNNRKILTGLAELVGRPDLMLAITIAIDKLDKIGDSGVREELAQRGLSGSEADKVMEFISLQGSNDEKLDRLTQLFAGSETGLKGVEELRYILGSGLTSFSRQPEIDLTLARGLNYYTGMIVEVKAPESVNMGSIGGGGRYDDLTGLFGLPGISGVGISFGVDRIYDVLEDLQLFPETAQQGTQVIFFHPGTEKLAEVYGYVSRLRERGISTEIFPDEIKQDKQYKYAEKRGIPYIAYVEDNAPGVVFLKSMTGKQRHQLTPAELDAFTF